From the genome of Kaistella daneshvariae, one region includes:
- the uppS gene encoding polyprenyl diphosphate synthase, which yields MESIKEKINPDHLPKHVAIIMDGNGRWAKSRGKERTFGHKHAIQAVRNAVSACNEIHIPYLTLYTFSSENWKRPDDEVNTLMSLISETLLLEGEEIFSKGLRMHVIGDIKKLPPLVQEQMMQLVDMTKNNDKGNLVLALSYGSQKEILDAVKKIGKKLKEGEISEEDIDEELFENHLYTKDLPPVDLLIRTSGEVRISNFLLWQIAYAELQFLDILWPDFTAEDFYRCVYNYQCKERRFGKISEQLDEK from the coding sequence ATGGAATCCATCAAAGAAAAAATAAACCCCGACCATTTGCCGAAACATGTCGCCATTATTATGGATGGCAACGGGCGTTGGGCAAAATCCCGCGGCAAAGAACGCACTTTTGGACATAAGCATGCCATACAGGCAGTTCGTAACGCTGTGAGTGCTTGTAACGAAATCCACATTCCCTATCTTACCCTTTACACTTTTTCTTCTGAAAACTGGAAAAGACCGGATGATGAGGTAAATACGCTGATGAGCTTAATCTCGGAAACACTTCTTCTGGAAGGTGAAGAGATTTTCAGCAAAGGTTTGCGCATGCACGTCATTGGTGATATTAAAAAATTACCGCCATTGGTGCAGGAACAAATGATGCAGCTGGTAGATATGACCAAAAACAACGATAAGGGAAACCTGGTGTTGGCTTTGAGTTATGGTTCGCAGAAAGAGATTTTGGACGCGGTAAAAAAAATCGGAAAAAAGCTGAAAGAAGGGGAAATTTCTGAGGAAGACATTGATGAAGAACTGTTCGAAAATCATCTGTATACCAAAGACCTCCCTCCGGTAGATCTTCTTATCAGAACAAGTGGAGAAGTTCGAATCAGCAATTTTTTGCTTTGGCAGATCGCATATGCTGAATTGCAATTTTTAGACATTTTATGGCCGGATTTTACGGCAGAAGATTTTTACCGCTGCGTTTACAATTATCAGTGTAAGGAGCGAAGATTCGGCAAAATCAGCGAGCAGCTGGACGAAAAATAA